DNA sequence from the Bacteroides intestinalis DSM 17393 genome:
AGACCCTGAAACAAACGAATTGCTTAAAACAAAAATCAAAAGTATTTCAATACCTTCAAACATAAAAGGTGTTGAGCTGGATAAGCAACAAAAGGAAACTCTAAAATCAGGTAAGGAATTAATTTTGAATGTTGACAAAGAAAAAATTGCCATAAGATTAGATTTAAATAATCCAAGAGGAATAAAATTCCTAGACTTCGAGCAGAAACAGAAAATAGCTTATGACCGGCATAACCCACAAATTATAGGAACTATTCATACTGATAAAAACAGAAATGAATATATAGAATACATGAAAGGACAAAAAACAACACTTGGAAATGAATCGCAATCTAAAGTAGAACATAAATTCAAATTATAAAATGGAAGAAAAGAAAAAATTTGAAGCTTTG
Encoded proteins:
- a CDS encoding DUF4099 domain-containing protein → MDKKQAIFNENDIPYKELELIGISKKQIWSLDKANITALLSGKRTSLLDLSFHDNNGEEISMKGKISLYWKDSNNAGVKVHPVRPEIMNDINLKPKELERLQDNEIITKTINNEKYLVQLDPETNELLKTKIKSISIPSNIKGVELDKQQKETLKSGKELILNVDKEKIAIRLDLNNPRGIKFLDFEQKQKIAYDRHNPQIIGTIHTDKNRNEYIEYMKGQKTTLGNESQSKVEHKFKL